Sequence from the Atribacterota bacterium genome:
AAAGACTGATGGTATGATATTCAAATTTAAATCTTTATTATAAGCATTAAAGATTCTCCATAAATCATAATAATCCCTTGCTCGTGATCTTGTCCAACCTCTTTGTTCTAATTTCTTTAAATGTTGCAATATTGCTCTTAATTTTTCAGATATAATTTCTTCAAGTGAATAAACGGATAATTCTTTTGATAGATCCTCTTGATAACCATGAATAATATTTCTTTTTTTGGGTTCCATTATAATTGGTTCATTAGTTGTAATTTCGATCTTGGCTTTCGAAAAAAAATCTCTGTGCCAAGGGAATTTACCTCTAACAGTAAATGCTTCTTGTTTGCCTGGGTGACTTTCCTTTTCCGTATATTTTTCAATTTTCAACTCAAGAGG
This genomic interval carries:
- a CDS encoding nucleotidyl transferase AbiEii/AbiGii toxin family protein, encoding NKAIKNELIFKGGTALKKCYFGDYRFSEDLDFSLKNNILGGNILEQEIKRSCKVAVDLVQKFSPLELKIEKYTEKESHPGKQEAFTVRGKFPWHRDFFSKAKIEITTNEPIIMEPKKRNIIHGYQEDLSKELSVYSLEEIISEKLRAILQHLKKLEQRGWTRSRARDYYDLWRIFNAYNKDLNLNIIPSVFLKKCEVKDIDFSGADAFFDERLLRYIADTWNKWLGPLVPDLPEFQLVIDDLREKIYQLF